The region ATAATTTTGGCACCATTTCAAATTTTGCAACTCTGCAACAGTTAAGTTGTTAACTGTTAAAATGATCggcatgtgtgttttgattaTCAAATTCAGGAATGGTTTTCCTACCAAACATAATGTGACGCATTGATCTACATAAACAGCTGTGAGCACACTTCAGTATTTCATTCCTCTAAATAGTTTGATAATCTGTGGAGATACTCTTGTAAGCCTATTGGTAGCAGCACAATTCTTATGTGCCTTCATTGCCACCActaccccccacccaccacggCCTGAGCTGGCCCTCACTGAATGCTTTGCATGAAGGAGTTGGATTGGCTGTTGCCTCTTCACCAGTGATTTGTTAGTTTTTGAATCAGCCTCGCTGTGAAAACTGTGGAATGGGACTTTCCTTGCTAGCCCCCCACCTTGGCCTCCATTCTGCCTGGGCTCCACTGATCCAATCCACTGGCATATCTGTGCTGGACCAGCTGTAGCCCTGACAATACGTCCAATAAAGCGAGATACATTAGCATCTGAATgcttagtaccatgtgtggctACCACAAAGACACTTGAGGCATTTACCCGAGAAAGAGAACAGTAGGAAAACTACTTCTTTAGGGCCTCGCGTTCCTTAATTTGTCATTTAGGCTTTTGTGTAATCTTTCTAACCTGCAACAAGAAAGAACTTATGTTTAGTCAATTTTGTTTAAGTTCTATGTATAGAGCATTTTGTCGCTTTTCTTCTCAACATTTTTCTAACCTGTCTGAAGCAGACTGAAGCCGCAAAATTGGATATCTAGTGTGAGAGTGGACTGTGCTTGTGACAGACTAGAGTTTGAAGGTCACTAGTCAAGTGTAAGtggaatgtttaattttaaacttctGGGTAACTTTGTGTTTTCGCCGTGTCTGGGCTTggcttaaattttttttatcagtgttttatttatctctgtggggttttttttttttaatagtcagaacatttacattttttactaaAAAGTCAAACATCTTTGATTTTGATGACTAACatgatgtgtttgtgatgttttctcAGGGAAAATGTTAATTGGTTGAAAGAAAACAAGTAATTATGCTTGATCTATAATGTAGTTAAATTGGCCTAGTTCATTTTAATGAAGCTGCAAGTAACTATTGTGTGGTTTTGTAACATCTTAATTGGTACAAGCTCACTTCAAAACACAAGAATTTGTGTGCAACAGCATGTAACCATAAATAAGTTTCTTTAAGAAACACTGTACTGCAAACCAAAGCACTGAACCAGAACCATAGTATATGGTCtagcatatttatatatcacataAAAATATCACACATGCAATTACTAtattgataaaaataaaacaaagcaaataaactTTGGAGTGTGGACCACTCAGAATTATTAGGCTGATTGattattcaaatgtttaaacagTGTCAGCTGTCCCCTGTTGTCAAACATCAATCTACTTTAAAAGTCATCTTTGATGTTTCTTGGCAAGTGAAAAAgtatatttttcctttattcaGGTATCTATTTTTACTGTGATGCTATGCTTGCTCAGACCAAAACTTGTCCCTGAAACACTTTAGTGAAggctattgtttgtttgtttttgtttctttgtttgtttgtttttaatgaccATTAAACATACTGAAAGAAAATATTCAGGCTATTTAATTTCAGAAGCCTTGGTAGCATCCAGTACAGTGGGTGAATTTCAAATCCCTCTTTCTTCAGACATCTTGATGCAGTCATATATTTCTAATGTTCTGGCAAAAACGATTTCCTTTTCCAAAATAGCTACTGATATTAGCAGttaaatttaaaatactttaaattgTGTTCTTAAATCATTGTCTTCCTATTATGCACAGGTATGTTGTGCCATTTATacatggatttatttatttatttatttatttattttcccttacCCCTTTTCCACCACAAGATGTCTCTCGTTGTTTGTTCTTACTGGTGTGATATGTCCCATGTATAAGAATTCAGAGCTTGGCTCTCTGTCTGGACTGATCATCAGCTTGGGAGGGCTTAGAGGGTGATTTATCTGGTGCAGGGAAGACCTTTAGACCCCTATCCCCTCTGGGCCATATGGCAGAAGCCTGAGACCAGTGATCTGTTTTCAGACCTTTGGCCAAATTGGATGTGTGATgcgttctttttttaaatttatttatttatttttaacgtGTTCATTGATGCATTACTTTTGTACGGTTTAGGGTGGAGATATATATaagatttggatttttttcctctactacttttaatgtgtgtgttttgtgtggtaaTTGAAAGTAGAATTAGGTTAGTGCTGTTGGCCTTACTGCTGTTTGGCTATGTTATTTCACTCTTGGAGGCATTCTTGTCTGTGTTACCTAAAGGAATAACACAAAAGTCCCTGAGTCTCAGTTTATACTGAGCTCGGAGATTcagtctgtgtgttcctccttCTAACCCCCTTCAGGAGGATGAAAATGGTGGATATTGTAGCACAGAAAATGCCATCAGAGAGTGATGTTCACGTGGCCCGGAGCTTTCTAACGAAGATTTTGCGAAGTTCGATGAGGTATGGTATTGATGTTACCACCAGCCAACCCAGCCTTCTATACCATCCCATCCCATCCAATCAGATGTCCACCACGAATCCATTTCCTCTCTTGCGTTGCACTGTTTATGTACCAGCCCACTTTCTTCTTGTGTGTACCCATCCTTCACCAAAATGTcttcattttaaacaattcTTAAGGTCTTCCTGAAAATTTGTAGAATTTCTTAGGTGGTTGGAATTGGAAGAAAATGTTTGCACAGGAAAATCTGTAGTAATAATGTATTGAAgatgtatttcattttgtttgcttcagtgtgttattactgttgACTTCTCTTTTAAGGATATGACTTTTTCTAATGCAAGATTGTATTTGGGTTTTAGAGACACTACCTTTTAGCCCGATTGTTGCAATTAGTATCTTAtctatgcatttttttcttttatagtcAAAAGCGTACTTGTACCTTTTGTCTTTTCCTCTAAAATAAGAAATAGGTTACCACCACTGTACATCCTCTTGTACATTCCTTGATGTAATCATGAGAGTAGAGTTCATTCTGACTGCAGTTGCACACAGGCATTGATGCTTTGCCCTCTAATCCCTTTGCCattctgatctctctctctctctctctctctctctccatcatacCATTCAGGAGAAGTGAACCCATGAGCAGACCTCACTCCTGGCACTCCACCAAATTCAATGAGAACCAATCAGACACTGCCaaagcacagcacacaccctcaccagtCTGGCAAACAAGATATGATGCaaggtaaagaaaagaacattatttaaacattatcATTACGTCACTCTTTAGAAATAGTTTTTCTAATATAATTATTCCATCCCAGTTTTGTGCACTATCACAGCCTGAAATATGTATCTATTTCCTCAGTTCATTTTCCTCTGACATCACTACTGGCTGGCAGCAGACAAATCTGCGTCGAGTGTCAGACCAGTTCAGTTCCTTGGGCAGTATGGACAGTTTAGAGCACAATCCCCACCCATATCCATCCGGTCGCCTCTCTCCAAGCAAGTCTAATGCCAACAGCATTGAACATTTAGGAGGTGGAAAAAGAGACTCTGCCTATAGCTCCTTTTCAACCAGCTCAGGGACCCCAGATTATACACTGTCCAAAAGCAACACAGCCTCTACAGAGAACATGTTGTATAAAGTCAGCCAATGGGACTCAGGAAGCAGGCCTAGCAATAGCAGGATTAGTCAAAACCTGAGTGATGTCGTAAAACAGGATGACCGGCTTGGATTCCTACAGCTGCCTTCAGGGTCCAGTGGCCGGGAAAGCCCACGGGCAGAGGAGCAGACAGGCCATCGACACCCTGGCTCTGGAAGGGCTAGCATTGGACCAATTTGGCATATTCCTGACATGAAGAAAACCATTaccccatcaccaccaccaccaccaccacccactcGCAGTGATAGTTTTGCTGCCACCAAGGTTCATGAAAAGGGTCTTGTTCCCAGCTACACTGAGGGCCCTGGGAATCATGTCCAGTCAAAGCTTCAGGGCAAAGGACTAGAGAAAGCAACAGACATCTCTGAGAGTACTCAAAGGAATTACCAATGCAGCGAACCAGGCCTGGATACTTGTCAAATCTACAACCCTGCACCCAAGAGTGAAACTCTTAATCCATACATAGCAATTGAGAGCTATAATCATTCAGGCCAAAATCTTAATCTAGATGATACATGCTCATTATCTAGCACTGATGTGCGAGCAGGCCTTTCATCATATACCCCATTACCCTACCACCACCGTCAGTACAGCGATGAGAGCACTTTCCATGCACCTTCCAGGACTCCATCTGTACTCAAGAATGTCATGTCTCAGAACATTGGTAGTTGCTACAGCAGCATGCAGGAATTACCCACAAATAGTCAGGCCCAGCACCATACCCATAACCAAATCAAAAGGCCCACTGCTTCAGTGTCCAGCACTGCCATTGACCAAAACGTAGACACCCACAGCTCAAGCCGTTACTACTGTGTCACATCTCGACAGCATCCTCTGGGGATGCCCCAGGCCTCTTTAGTCCAGGTAGAGGACTGGAAAGCTAATTCTGCCACAGAGATGACTCACAGTGGAGTTGAAACTTCTCAAGGACAACCTAAAGACAAGTATAACACAAATCAAGTTCCACAGCACCTTACAAATAACAAAGACAGCAATGAATATTACAGGCAAGTTGATGGTCAGCATGGGGCATACACATCAGCAAGTGGACCGTGTCAGTTACTTGATGATGCAGCaacaaatattttggaaatCAGAGAAAACCACAAGTCAAATGTTGCAATAAACTTAGATGCACATTTCGTCAGTTATCCCCCTATTAAACAGTCTGAGCCAGGAAAAATTGCTGGACCTCTCGGATCAAAAGAATCCTCCCAAGAACATTTGCTTTCTGAAAGTGAGACAAAGTCAAgtcccccaaaaaaccccatgCTGCATTCTCCATCCcaagagtgtggtagagtgagTGACAGCCAAGTTGAGATGGGTAGTGGAAGTGAGTCAGTGGAATCTGTTGATCATCAGGTTGCAAGGCAGACACGACATAATGACCGCTTTGCCACCACTTTGCGAAATGAGATCCAGATGAGGAGAGCCCAGCTTCAGAAAAGCAGAAGTACAGCTGCCTTGGGTGGGTCACTTGAGGCTGAAGAGCCTTCCGTGTGGAGATCTGCAGAAAACTCTTCTTCCTCGGATGGCTCCTTTACCAGCACCTATAAAGACCATCTGAAGGAGGCCCAAGCCCGAGTCCTGAAAGCTACTTCATTCAAGCGGAGAGACTTGGAGCCAGTGCTACTTGAGCACCCAGGAGCAGAGGTTCAGTCTGTTACTCGGAGGGATACATCACCTCTGCCAAGTGTTTCTGAGGGCCCACTAAGCAAACCTGCTTTAGGAGGAAACCAAGTGACCCGCATATGTGGCCGAAAGCGGATTCCAACAGAGAAGAAAGTAAGGTCCTTCTCTGAGCCTGAAAAAATGAATGAGGTGGGTGTTAATGAAGAGATGCCTCTCATAGACAGCTCTGTGTCTTTAGTTGGGAGGCTTAAGTTCTTCGAGGCAATAGCAAAACCAGCATATTCCAAGCCAACGCCAAAGCAGACATCTGATGACCCTAGCTTGGCTAAGTCTGGAGGAAGGCCACAGTCTACTGAAATTGAAGCCACCAGGAGGGATAGAAGTGCTaaagcagaaaacacagagagcagcAAACATGGCTCTGACTCCTTGCAGAGGTTGGGCACTTTTGCAGAATATGAAGCCACAtggaacacacagagaaaaccagCTGAGCCAAGGCCTTCGGGCAGATATCACTCAGCTGATAATATCCTTGATCCCGGAGTGGAGGAACGGAGTAAGCCCTCATGTTTCCATGGAAGGTCACTGTCTTCTCCCTCGGAAGACTTCTATGGTCAGGTTAGtgttattttaacataaatactacaatatatgttttatatctaTACATCAGAGACATGCAGATATATCAAAGTTGTGCTTTTTAAGACATTTGCTTTTGGCCTGCTTTAGATTGCTGAAATGAGTAATGGGAGAATAAGGGCAGGATCTTAGTCAAACATTATTCCATGTCTACAGAAAGTCACACCCTCATTGAAATAAAGCGGCAAATGCAGAACACCTCGTATATTGAAGTTAAACTAGTGTCGTAACAGGGGCAACCACTCACATGTGTTGATACATGCCTTTGGTTGTGGAATGTTTAAAAGTTGCATGTTCCATTCTTCTCAGAACATCCCAGTGCAGGAAAGGAGGTCAGCTGAGTATACTTCAATTGGAAAAAAGCTCTCTGACCATAAATCTAGCCCAAGGTGAGTCATGCAGTGTTTTCACTTGGtgttctttaaataataattacatgttttacatataatgttatttatttcatttgggTATTTTTAATCAAGTGAGGGATCCTGTCAAACTGTATCattcatacaaatgtttttaccAGTCATGACAGTCAAGTAGTTTATTTTTGAATGCTGCAAATTTCAGACTGCACAGTCTCTTATCTACTCATGCAATAAGACGCATTTGTTACAGcagaaaatgaattaatgtgtcttgtgtatttaagtaattttaaatatttgagaaCAAGAGTTacttaaaaaatgaaaccagTGTTTTGATGTAAAGTCAGACTACAGAACTTTTCTAGTCCTCAAGTAGACGAATTCACAACAAAGCTAGCCACATGTCCTTTTGGGATGTAAATGATGCTCATGGTAATAAGTCAGACTTGCATTGTGCTAGTGTCTTGGTGAAACTGACCCAGTACTAAGGACTCTGCTGTTAGACAGAGTATTCTTATTCAGACCTAGTTGTGTTAGAGAACAGTGGTCCCTTTTGTATACACCAAAGGCCCAACTACAGTATGGCTTTAACCCAGATGTGACAACATGGCTATCCTCAGTAGATGGGGTTTGTATGCTGATGAGATTACTGACGTGTAAGCATTTGAATGTGATCCAAAAACTGCTAGTATCAATTAATTCCCCATATTTTTACCTTAATCCACTTGATCAAAGAGAACAGAAAGCAGTATTGAGATTTAGTTTTCTACTTGCTGTACGTTATATTGCCATGCTAGAGTATATTTTATTCTTCGGTACTGTAGTTTTGCATAAAAAAAGGCCAAGTATAATTTTTCATATCCTTTTCATGCCACTGAATATTCACTCAGTGAGTAGTAACAACTTCAGAGCATGGACATTTGCCAGTGACCATTTGTTTCATGCCAGATTGGATGTACACttttattctaattatttttttaatgtattttcaaTGCATCAGGCACCATACAAAACCATCAGAATATGAAAACCATGTGAGACCATGTAAGAAACAGAAGGCTTGTTGAAAGCTTGTTTTGTGGTACAGTGCTGTTATTTCATTAACCTTGCAAGTAGCTCAGCCAGTACAAGCTGGTTATCAGCCTTGTGCCTTACTGTCAGAGTTGTAGAGTCTTAACGTCCATAAATGTGATTGTTTTTCTGCTGAAGATGAATTCGTGTGCTTCCATCTTCCTCTAAATGTCTTCAGAAGCAGTGTGGCTTTCTGACCCTTGTATGGACTCtcagaaaagcaaatgtttaTAGGTTGCATGTGTTGGTGATTGTCAGCTTGTGCTGAGGCGTGAGCGCTTGGCCTGAAGCTTTGGTGGAAAGTGATGACTGTTCCATAAATGAAATGTCTTGTGACCAGGCATGTTCTTATCcactttgtgtgttttcttaagaTATATAGACTCAGCCACTGGTTTAGCTATGAGCAAGcgaaacaaacatttattgagtTAAAGAAAACTGAAGAGTGGTTTTATGTAACAGCTCTAATCACTGCTCCTGTATGCTGTATCAGATGTTGACCTTGCAGGActcctttgttttccctgtttcaTTCTGCATCATGTGTTGCATTTGCAGGcctctcttcattctctctctgtctcctgtggGGAAAAGTAAGGGGTGGCTCAATTTAATTAGCATGTTGCCCACTAAAGCCTGCATCCATCATCTAAAGCTTGTTAAATTGCACCCTGTAAAATGATCGTGTATTCTCCTGCCTGTAATTAAGGTTCTGTGAAGAGCATGTTTACTGTGGAGTCTGTCTACACGTAACTTTGAAGCTCACAGCAGGTTTTTAAGTCAACCCTTTAGATTCAGCTGAGGTCTCTACCTGGCAGTCAGATAAAACATAATGCTGCACAGACATTATATCATTACCTCATATTGTTACtactacattttttttcaataaaagaaaacattaagcATTTTTCTATCTCGCGTACATGTGTAAGCACACCGCTGGCACAGGTTTTTTTAGGTGAAACAAATTACGTTGTAGTCCATTAAGTGAATCTCACttagaggtttgtgtgtgtgtgtgtgtgtgtgtgtgtgtgtgtgtgtgtgtgtgtgtgtgtgtgtgtgtgtgtgtgtgtgtgtgtgtgtgttagagaaaCTTATTGACTTAAGTTGCGTGACAAAAGCTAGTGTTGAGTTAGGCCGACACAAGACATGTCAGTTGATCTGCAGGGAACCCCACCCAGGTGAGTTTACAGATACAGTCCTCCAGGAAGCACCTGTCACTGCCGACACCCACATGAGTGCTCGTTCCACCGCATTGTGTGATTACCTGATCGGTCCTAGTAAGTTCCCCTTTTGACATGCCACTGGGGCTAAAACTCAAAAGGATTTGTTTTCGCTGCATCGGAGCAGAGCTGGAGGCAAAGTGTTAGCAGTAAGTAGAACTCCTTCTTTTTCAAGGGTACATTTGCTAGTTTGAGAAAAGAGCGttgtttatttcagtaaaaatgTGACCGAACAGATGTAGGTTCAGCCCGTCATAATTGACTCTCATTACCTTTAATGGTCTAAATTAGTCAGTGCACTGGAGTGTGCTCTCAATCAAAGTCCTTGTTAGACGATCAGAATGACGTAGTGACCAGGGTGGTTGGTTAGTATAGTCCTTGGTACTCCTGTGGATGCAGTGATCAGTGACGTACACACTGCTTTGCATGCCTGTGATGCATTTGGCTGGCTTAGtctgcctgttttttgtttgtttgtttctttctttctttgttttttgtatagttaaaaaacaaacaaacaagatgcTTACTACTAAAATAATGCATTGTCAAAAATTCCTTTTGTCCTACGGCATGTGTTATATAAAATGGTTTGCTGAATCTCTGAATGTTTATGGGGTTGTTTACCTCTGCTTGGTTTGGGTTCATTTCTGCACCTTCTGCATGCCCTGACTGTCTTTGGCTTTTGGCTTAATGAAACtttactttttccttttctctgcgTATTCCCCTCTGTCTTTCAGTCCAAATCTTCTGTTTTCTGAGTACAGTCCCAGGCTCCTTGTGCCTGACAGGTAC is a window of Electrophorus electricus isolate fEleEle1 chromosome 3, fEleEle1.pri, whole genome shotgun sequence DNA encoding:
- the shroom2a gene encoding protein Shroom2 isoform X3, producing MYEMDAHHCLDSRFADQDQRLIYEADRNLDQNGSRDSAEGCKLHNVALSGGAPWGFTLRGGLEHGEPLIITKVEEGSKAAAVRLQAGDELVTINEVPLNGYRQEAICLVKGSHKTLTLEVKRSEPMSRPHSWHSTKFNENQSDTAKAQHTPSPVWQTRYDASSFSSDITTGWQQTNLRRVSDQFSSLGSMDSLEHNPHPYPSGRLSPSKSNANSIEHLGGGKRDSAYSSFSTSSGTPDYTLSKSNTASTENMLYKVSQWDSGSRPSNSRISQNLSDVVKQDDRLGFLQLPSGSSGRESPRAEEQTGHRHPGSGRASIGPIWHIPDMKKTITPSPPPPPPPTRSDSFAATKVHEKGLVPSYTEGPGNHVQSKLQGKGLEKATDISESTQRNYQCSEPGLDTCQIYNPAPKSETLNPYIAIESYNHSGQNLNLDDTCSLSSTDVRAGLSSYTPLPYHHRQYSDESTFHAPSRTPSVLKNVMSQNIGSCYSSMQELPTNSQAQHHTHNQIKRPTASVSSTAIDQNVDTHSSSRYYCVTSRQHPLGMPQASLVQVEDWKANSATEMTHSGVETSQGQPKDKYNTNQVPQHLTNNKDSNEYYRQVDGQHGAYTSASGPCQLLDDAATNILEIRENHKSNVAINLDAHFVSYPPIKQSEPGKIAGPLGSKESSQEHLLSESETKSSPPKNPMLHSPSQECGRVSDSQVEMGSGSESVESVDHQVARQTRHNDRFATTLRNEIQMRRAQLQKSRSTAALGGSLEAEEPSVWRSAENSSSSDGSFTSTYKDHLKEAQARVLKATSFKRRDLEPVLLEHPGAEVQSVTRRDTSPLPSVSEGPLSKPALGGNQVTRICGRKRIPTEKKVRSFSEPEKMNEVGVNEEMPLIDSSVSLVGRLKFFEAIAKPAYSKPTPKQTSDDPSLAKSGGRPQSTEIEATRRDRSAKAENTESSKHGSDSLQRLGTFAEYEATWNTQRKPAEPRPSGRYHSADNILDPGVEERSKPSCFHGRSLSSPSEDFYGQNIPVQERRSAEYTSIGKKLSDHKSSPRISQGGSSDLVSKQNQEPSPSYLIGGDLEKNLSANPAGPSLYFPDFILTEPSSFTKNKSPVSQRPPLPHLDKYKCPEETTPPICSTEDGAVTSHSPVRDVSLAPVLAPGFWKELKYSKVPKTEEEPGPEATPLLLPSPPGPLAHQAAGLAQPTGPQPTMEGHRSPSPHFAPQRLTDKPPVSVSLQDEAPGRMDTVTDDNTTVKKVPIKIVRSESNAEKESRQYLHPSTEAPTSPLGTTASSLPSLGSPEQSSLFCTYTRHREQGPEHQTPAMGPQKQQELHGSVAGPQEVRDQQNGPCNGVALASLGAPSPSGEDEKREVLTRDIIDKDKSLADILDQSKMKTTMDLMEGIFPQGEQLMEEAQQRRRAAPKQASSRSSDERQEEASAAEAAAVALLTSSAYYSTSAPKAELLIKMKDMQEQSVEVDSEEELGEDSDSDLANKKQELIASLSKKLQVLREARESLRQDVQDNDALGEDVEATVQAVCKPNELEKFRMFVGDLDKVVSLLLSLSGRLARVENALNSLEEDTTLEERRTLTEKRKLLIRQHEDAKELKENLDRRESTVYGILAACLPDESLADYEHFVKMKSALIIEQRKLEDKIKLGEEQLKCLVDSLPLDQRPCV